The genomic interval ATTTTCGTCGATCGCGATCTCGGCCGCCTTGGCTTCCTGGATCTGCAATTTCTCGTCGATCAGGTTGCTGAACACCTGGTTGCGCAGTCGCTCGATCTCCTCGGGCGGCAGCTCGATATTGTTGTTCGCGATGCGGATCAGCGCCATGCGCTGTTCGATGTCGGTCGCGGTGATGATCTCGCCGTTCACCGTCGCCGAGGGGCGATAGACGTTCGGCTTGGCGTCGCCGTAAAGCTGCACATTGCCGGGAATGTTGAGGCTGGTCGTCGGCACTTCGCTGTCGGGCACGGTCTGCGCCAGCACGGGCGCCGCGCCGACGGCGGCCAAGGCGATCAGGCCGGTCATGGTCGAAAATTTGGTCATCTTTACCCTATTCGAGAAAGTCCGGACGCTCCGTATCAGCGGATACGCCCGATGGTCCAGCGCAATCCGCCATCGGAGCCATTTGATGCCTGCAGATACGCCGCGGACGCTGAACCTAGGCTGAGCGAGGGCTGTCCGCTTTGGGATGGGGAGCTGACGTAAAGATCCTCCCTGTGGCGAAGCCATGGGGAGGGGGACCGCTCGCGCAGCGAGTGTGGAGGGGCCGCGACGTCGCGTTATTAGCCCCTCCGTCAGCGCTTCGCGCTGCCACCTCCCCATCGCTGCGCGACAGGGAGGATCAAATGGCAACTACCGGCCGAAGTCCGCCCTCAGAACCCCAGATTCCGGAAAGCGATGCGGAACGAGAAGCTGTTGCCGCGGCGTGCGTCCCCGGTGTCGGCATAGTCGCGCCGCCAGGTCAGCGCGATCGACAGGCATTCGTCGTCATAGGCGAGGCCGAGCCGGTGGCGGATCGGCTCGAATCCGTCGGCCTCGCTCAGCGGGTCGTCGCTCTGCTTGGTCAGATCGACGATCGCCGAGCCGAACAGCGACCAGTGTTTCGCGAAGGCGACGCGGCCGCCGGCGCGCACTTCCTCGCGGTCCTGCAAATCCTCGCCGAGCAGCAATATGTCGCGGTTGAGCCGCGAATAGCCGACCACGGCATAGGTCGAGCGGCTGCCGATCGTCGCGTCGAATTCGTTGCGCCGGATCGCGAGATTATCCTTGTCGAGCCGGTAGCGGTGGGTGAGGCGCAGGAAATCCCTGTACGCGATCGTCGTCCGTCCGACGATGTCCGACGTGCGGTCGGTCAGGCCGGTGCCGTCGGGGAACAGGCTGGGTTTGTCGGTCAGGCGATAGCTTTGCCCGACGATGCTGTTGATGTTGAATCCCGGGCGGCTGTAATTCCATTCGAGGCCATAGGTGATGCGCGCGCCGTCCTCGAACCGGTCGTGACCGTTGAAGCGGTTGATCGCGAAGAGATTGCTGTCCTCGAGATCGAAGGCGCGCGAATCCTCGTTCGGAATGTCGAGATTCTTGATCGGCGGCGTGGCGACGACCTGGACGCGCGGGGTCAGCGTCTGCGTTCCGCCGGCGAATTCGCCGATGAAGGGCCAGCGCATGTCGGCGGCGACCGCCGCGATCGCGCGCGCCTGCCAGCCCGATTTGCCGCGATAGCCGGGGATCGCGGTCAGCAGATTCTCGTCGCTGTGATAGACGTCGCCGCGCACCAGCGCCGTCAGGGTTACTTCCTGCCCAAGCCCCGTCAGCCCGCGCAGATTCCATTGCGCCCCGGCAAAGGCGCGCTGCGTGTCCTGCCCCGCGGTGCGGCCGATCGCGAGCGTGTTGAGCTGCAACTCGAACTGCCCGCCGAAGATCGGGTCGTCGAGCCGCTGGCGGTAATCGATGATCGGCAGCGCGATCGGCTGCTGGCCTTGAATATCGTTGACGCGCAGCGTCTGCGTCGCCCAGCCGGCGATCGAGAGATAGGAGCTGCCGCCGATCCGCTCGAGCTCGAAGGTCGAGCGCAGCCGGTCGTCGCGGCTGATGTCGTAGCGGCGCATGAAAGTGCGGTCGGTCGCGATGCGTCCCGAATAGGTGAGGCTCCAGTGCGGGTCGAACTGGAACTTGCCCGCGCTTTCGAGGTAGCCGCGAAAGCGCTTCTGCGTATCGGGGTCCTCACCGACCAGCGGGACGAGCGAGCCATAGGTCGCATAGCCGTTGATGCGGAACGATCCGATGTCGGTCAGCGCGCGGAACTCGCCTTCGATCATCGGCGCCGCATCGGTGTAGAGATGCGGGGTGATCGTCATGTCGCGATCGGGCGCGATGCGGAGGTAATAGGGGACCGCGATCTCGAAGCCGTTGCTGCGGTCAAGCCGGATTTCGGGCACCAATATGCCGCTGCTCGCCTCATTGTTGATCGTGTGGCTGAGCCCGGGCAGCGGGATCAGCGGCAGGCCGAAAATCTCGACGCGCGCGCCCTTGTAGCGGACCTTGTTCTTCGCCCGGTCGTACATCACCTTGACCGCGCGAATCTGCCAACTCGGGTTCTTCGGACAGCCCGCGTCGTCCTCGACCGGGCAGGGGGTGTAGGCGGCATTCTCCAGCTCGATATTGCCGTTGTCGAAGCGCGTGCCGCGGACCGCGGCGAGCCGCGATCCATTGTCGAGCACGACGAGCAGATTTTCGACGACGCCGTCGCGCAAGCTGTCGGTCAGTTCGATCCTGTCCCCATAGGCGATGTCGCCTTCGGGGTTCCTGATCATGACATTGCCTTCGGCGAACACCTGTCCCGTCTGCCGGTTCCACGTCACCTTGTCCGCGCGCATCTCGATCGCATCGCGGTTCATCTGGACATTGCCTTCGGCGACGACGACCTCGGTATCGCCGTCGTAATTGAGGTTGTCGGCCGCAAAGCCGATCTGCTGCTCGTCCGTTGTGTCGGGGGCATCCGACAGGGTCGGTGCGACGTCGGGGGTCTGCAAATCGGGCTCGCCCGCGACTTCCTCCGCGGGCTGGGCCGGATTCGCCTCGTTCTGGGCCAGCACCGGGCTGGCAGCCAAGGCGAAGCCGCTCGCCGTCGCCAGCCAGAACGGCCGCGCACGGGCTGTCCGATGGAACAAAGACCAGCTCATTTAATCCCTTTGTCCCGAACCCTATAGACAGTCGCCGGCTTGGACCGGCCGCTTTGTTTTTGCAACTCGCAGGCGAAACCCCTATCGGTCCGCCACGTTCCAATCAATCATCGCAT from uncultured Sphingopyxis sp. carries:
- the lptD gene encoding LPS assembly protein LptD; the encoded protein is MSWSLFHRTARARPFWLATASGFALAASPVLAQNEANPAQPAEEVAGEPDLQTPDVAPTLSDAPDTTDEQQIGFAADNLNYDGDTEVVVAEGNVQMNRDAIEMRADKVTWNRQTGQVFAEGNVMIRNPEGDIAYGDRIELTDSLRDGVVENLLVVLDNGSRLAAVRGTRFDNGNIELENAAYTPCPVEDDAGCPKNPSWQIRAVKVMYDRAKNKVRYKGARVEIFGLPLIPLPGLSHTINNEASSGILVPEIRLDRSNGFEIAVPYYLRIAPDRDMTITPHLYTDAAPMIEGEFRALTDIGSFRINGYATYGSLVPLVGEDPDTQKRFRGYLESAGKFQFDPHWSLTYSGRIATDRTFMRRYDISRDDRLRSTFELERIGGSSYLSIAGWATQTLRVNDIQGQQPIALPIIDYRQRLDDPIFGGQFELQLNTLAIGRTAGQDTQRAFAGAQWNLRGLTGLGQEVTLTALVRGDVYHSDENLLTAIPGYRGKSGWQARAIAAVAADMRWPFIGEFAGGTQTLTPRVQVVATPPIKNLDIPNEDSRAFDLEDSNLFAINRFNGHDRFEDGARITYGLEWNYSRPGFNINSIVGQSYRLTDKPSLFPDGTGLTDRTSDIVGRTTIAYRDFLRLTHRYRLDKDNLAIRRNEFDATIGSRSTYAVVGYSRLNRDILLLGEDLQDREEVRAGGRVAFAKHWSLFGSAIVDLTKQSDDPLSEADGFEPIRHRLGLAYDDECLSIALTWRRDYADTGDARRGNSFSFRIAFRNLGF